Within Topomyia yanbarensis strain Yona2022 chromosome 2, ASM3024719v1, whole genome shotgun sequence, the genomic segment TACTAGAAAAAAGTAAACGGTGATGTTGATCAGCAGCTTGTGCAGAAATTTAAGGCAGGTATCAAGCCAAtagttcaaattttcattcgagaGGAAAAAACCCacaatatagggtgatgagcctattttcgccatgtttctattaccaccttacccatttgaagccgttggttagagcagtgtctgtcatctttgttcaaGGCAttaagtcaaatggtagcgcaacaataggggcactcgattcgagttttcgttgcgctcaagcaCGAGAATTTCGCTGTTTTCAGCgcgtttgtgttattatatcGAAACAAAGctattgatgtcaatttttacgcattccattgattgtgggctgtgaaattaatgaattagtgaggcgccctgcttagtatggtgaaaatcgACACGTTACCCTATCTACAATAAATACATATAATTTTCTTCTAATAACGTTTTATGCTAAATCAACCTTCCAATGTAGCGATGCATAAATGCGTAGCGGTTTCAAATTGGCTTTACTTTTTGCAGGATATGTAAGTCAAAtgatacaaaaatatttttaaaaagtttcCAGTCAGCTTATACGAAAACACAATTTTAATTATCCGTGAACAATTTTCATACATcaatagtttacgagttatctGGGATTGAAAAACTgtcaattttataaacttcaaaaaatcGTATTGCAAAAAAGTAAGGATTATTTTGTGCTGAAGACCACGAGAAATTTTTAATGTTAATTTTTAagccttttaaaaaaaatgtttaatgttaatttttAAGCCTTATTAAAATAGGATGATAGTAAGATAAATACTTTGGTTGCCTtttttgagaaaccagtttgtagatttaggaaataaatgaaacaacatACATTTCaatcacaaaataaaataactattTTACAATCGAATCTCTAGCAGAAATCTAACTGACAAGGTTTAACATAACTGAAAGTTTTTAAGCTGTTAGCCCCCTAGCCTACGTTTTAACCTGTTGTAATGGCATTTTATTAGCAAGAGACTGGAAGGtgtaaagtatatttttcaaatattaagagccattgTACTCAAAGAAGAGCAggaagttgaaggaagaaaatgCAGAAAAGCGTGGAATCGGGTCacatgaacaagcttagagtttctcggcgacttaaccctttgtcttctaccgctgcagtcaggatattttggcatttgaAATACGAATCACCTAAGTCTGCtgcatgtccggacgagcgtaaagtaactttgtacttCATGCTGTCAGAACCGACCACAATGCATTGACCTAGAATGCATTAGAAGGGAGTCGATTATGGTTCTAAAtagaatatttggaatttttccGTTTTTGTTCATCATACGGAAAAGGAAACATAAAAAATCGGTGCAAAACCATTGTGGAAAATCCCGGCCAATTGAAGCTTTCTAAGAATCGCCACTatcaggctttcaaatttgatattAAATATACAAATTTTGTATACTTTCTATATAATTGCATTAGTAACGCGAAAACGGGCTGTCAATCAGCACTTTAATAGCacaatatttcgccttttctggcttAGTACCGGCATTATATCCGCATATTGAGCTTAACGACTTTTTAAGACTGCCCTACATGTTGACATAAAGCAGATAATTATTAGGctgttataatgcttattggttgtTGGATCTATAATTAAGTTAAACACAATGCAATGTAATGTGCAATATTGTTTAATGTGTATATGTGAAAAGATAACGAAGTGTTCTAAATACGAACTTCAAATGTGCTTTTCCTCAATCAATgtttcatgtagaccatgtagGTCAGATGTAAATAATAGTAAATACATGTAGTTTCATCGCCTGACttattgtacagcaactagataCAAACCCGTCAGCTTTTAATCTAATATCACAAACCCAAAAAAGAGTATTGGGAGTCCGTGTAAAAGATTCGCTTAGCAAAGCAATGACCCATGATGCTCCATTCACAACTAGCATCTATTAGTGTCCCAACCAATCAATTATTGGCAAAGTTTTGTTTTCAGTACCGTGAACTAAATATTCGGGTAGATCTCGattgttttcaaatgaaattaactGCGCTGAAAAATACATCGCTTACTGTTTTGTACCTGGAAATCCAAATCAACGCGCAGAAACCTGTTGCCGAGTCTGTGTCTCTTTCACTAGGACTTGGTGGAGATTGATGATACACCTCATTCATTGTTATGATTGCTGAAATTATTAGAGTTCGGAATTTGGACTATACCAACACAGCCCTTATCTACATATTCTACAAGCTGTATACAGTTTCCGCCGGGTCATCAATTCGGAAATGTTGGGACCAATGGCCGGGTTATTTCTTTTCAGAAAAAATAGCTTCAAACACTTTCTAATTTAAAGATAAGATCTTTAAATGTATTTCCACGGTATATAATCCAGCTGTTTCATCAGTTGACACCTTTAAATTAATCCTTAAAAAACAATGCTCCTCAGAACTGCATACGATGCGGGAACTGGTTTGACCGAAGCGAAAACATGGACTTCAGATAGCGCTGTACTACCTTGGCTTCCGGGTGAGTCTTGATGGCCTTCAGCAGAGCTTCGTCGACGGCCTTTTGGTCCGTTTTGCGCTGCTCCGATGGTACGTACTTCTCTACCTTCTCGGCAAAAATGTCCCGCTCGGTGCGCGAGTTCTTCTTCTTGACAATCCGACGGAAGTAGGTATCGTTGATGTGTTTCGGTACCTTGAACGCCTTCAAATTGATTCGTGTCTTGGTGGCAATCACGTAGTTCTGCGAGATGCGACGAAGCGGACAGCAGTTCAGGGCAAACGGACCGTTAACCAACAGCAGTCCCGACTTGAGGACCTTCAGCAGGACAACACGCTTTCCCTTATGACGACCGGCCAGCAGGATCAGAACCTTGCCCTTCTTCAGTGCACCTCGAGTGTTGCGCTTATGGTTCCGGAAGCAGCGCTTTCCAGTACGCTTGCGAACGATTCTCTTGGTCGGCAGGTAGctcttatttttcttcaccAACACTTTACGTTCACCACCGTTTTTGGCTCCACCAATCTTCTTCACAATAGtaatggcgactttcggtttctCGACTCGCACCTTCTTCAGACTTTTCAGTGCAAACATTTTCTTACGTTGCAGCTGCTTTCCCTTGGAAAAACGACGCACTCCATCGGCCAAGAGGGGGTTCTTGAATTTGTGCATCTTTTTGGCCTTTTTAACGGCCTTCGGAGCAGCGGCGGCCTTTTCTTTAGTCGGGGCCATTTCAAACACGTGTAAATAAGTGAAACACACTCGGAGAAAAGAACTTTGGAGGTTAAACTTCAACCCGCTGTCACGGGGAGCGCTGATGTTTTTGGGGAACGCATATTTTGACGTGTTAGATTTTGACAGCTTTTATGACAGTGAACAATGCTTTAAATTATTGCAGTTTCAAAAGGTGACAGACAATTAGTTCGCTGCAACTTTGATAAGGACAATGTTTGTTGCGAAAATAGAAGATAGCAGGTGATACAACGAAGACCTGTTTTTATCAGACCCTTCATTGATTTTAGGCTGACGAAACGGgagtattgacaaaatcgggagatCTTTTTATTCTTTCCTTTTAATTTAAACTGAAACTATTAAATTAGctacatccataaatgacgtagcagtGATTTTCAACACACCCCTCCcgcatcgtagcatttcgtcacaaacctctaaatattgATGGTATTGACAAATACAAAtcgacgagaacatttcaaatgggccgataaacaaaacgtaaacaattccgcttaatacttacttcaaatctcgacaaacatatgattacggcctaaaagccaactgtcaaaatccactttgaatggaatttCCGGagaaaccgttacacgccaatcgcAAATGTaagtagtaaatgaaagagaaaagttttctctttcataaactgttgtgaactgtgttggactagtaacggtttgtctggaatttccatttaaAGTGGtatttgacagttggcttttaggccgtaatcatatgtttgtcgagaaatggacactaacaaagctttatacataccttaaataagccgattctgaaACCTGGCTGTTGGGGAAATAATGGATTATTgaaaaggcacataagcaaaataacttgttttgcttatgttccctttcac encodes:
- the LOC131685352 gene encoding large ribosomal subunit protein eL6; translation: MAPTKEKAAAAPKAVKKAKKMHKFKNPLLADGVRRFSKGKQLQRKKMFALKSLKKVRVEKPKVAITIVKKIGGAKNGGERKVLVKKNKSYLPTKRIVRKRTGKRCFRNHKRNTRGALKKGKVLILLAGRHKGKRVVLLKVLKSGLLLVNGPFALNCCPLRRISQNYVIATKTRINLKAFKVPKHINDTYFRRIVKKKNSRTERDIFAEKVEKYVPSEQRKTDQKAVDEALLKAIKTHPEAKVVQRYLKSMFSLRSNQFPHRMQF